DNA from Mucilaginibacter mallensis:
CTTAAATTTATAAAATTTTGCATCATTTTAACAGCGGTTGCTTTATCTATGCCATTTAAGGTAACAGCGATTGTTGAAGGCTTACTTTGAGCCTTTTGATCTTTGCTTTCATTTTTTTGGCAAGATGCTATTGCCAGTAAAGCAGCAAACATTACAAGTGAAGATTTTTTCATGAGGGATAAGGGTATGGTTGAAAATTAATTGTAAACTAAAATAGTATACTTTTCACTCATCCACACCCCGTGTTTTAACGGTATTTTATTGGTTAAAAAGCCGGTTAAATACCGTTTTCGCCCCATTATTTAGGAACTCTGCTATATTGAAATTTGGCTTAAGCAATCAATGGTTGATTGCCGCTGGTTAGCCGAAAACGGATTAGAGTAGGCAAAATTTTTGTGTCATGAACGATAAATTCAAACCAAACAGTTGCACATTTGAGCGAGGCATTGAGCGAATAAATCATGCTATCGTAGCAACTAATTTTAAAAGGTCTCTGAAAGAAAAAATTTCAACCTCAAAAGATCCGGATATACAGGAGCTTTTGACAAGCCTGTATGTAGATAACGTACCGGACAATTTTAAAAAATGGCAACTGCCATTTTATCTTGACAGGTCACAGTTTTATATATCCACTGGTATTTCAGGGGCATTTGTTCCAGAACATTCTCATAATGATGGCGATGGCCTTAGGTATATTGTTAGCGGCTCAATTGAATATAATGGGAAAGTGCTTTCTGCCGGTGATTGGATGTATATTCCTAAAGGTGTTAAATATTCATTTACTGTTGGAAAATTG
Protein-coding regions in this window:
- a CDS encoding cupin domain-containing protein; protein product: MNDKFKPNSCTFERGIERINHAIVATNFKRSLKEKISTSKDPDIQELLTSLYVDNVPDNFKKWQLPFYLDRSQFYISTGISGAFVPEHSHNDGDGLRYIVSGSIEYNGKVLSAGDWMYIPKGVKYSFTVGKLGATMFYCYQCCCA